A section of the Saccharopolyspora gregorii genome encodes:
- the dnaN gene encoding DNA polymerase III subunit beta — protein MKIRVERDGLADAVAWVARSLPSRPPVPVLGGVLLDASSGEALTISGFDYEVSAQVTTEASIDSTGKTLVSGRLLADITKSLPNRPVEITVDGSRVTITCGSSRFSLPTMPVEDYPELPSMPERAGAVPGDLFSAAVAQVAVAAGRDDTLPMLTGVRMEINADRLTMVATDRFRLAMREFTWEPDESIADTAILVPAKTLAESAKTLGGSGTKVEISLASGDGLLGLSGSTRRNTTRLLDAEFPKYRQLLPSETAATAIIDVAPLVEAIKRVSLVAERGTQVRLEFSDSGLRLTAGGDDEGSAEEELPVELTGEGLTIAFNPTYLLDGLGALKTDRAQMLFTTSNRPALLKPVGEDGEVVEGYLYLLMPVRLPG, from the coding sequence ATGAAGATCCGCGTGGAACGTGACGGTCTTGCCGACGCCGTCGCCTGGGTCGCGCGCAGCCTGCCGTCGCGGCCGCCGGTTCCGGTGCTGGGCGGGGTGCTGCTGGACGCGAGCTCCGGCGAAGCGCTGACCATCTCCGGTTTCGACTACGAGGTCTCCGCCCAGGTCACCACCGAGGCGTCCATCGACTCCACCGGCAAGACCCTGGTCTCCGGGCGGTTGCTGGCCGACATCACCAAGTCGCTGCCGAACCGGCCGGTCGAGATCACCGTGGACGGCTCGCGGGTGACGATCACCTGTGGCAGCTCGCGGTTCAGCCTGCCGACCATGCCCGTCGAGGACTACCCGGAGCTGCCCTCGATGCCGGAGCGCGCGGGTGCGGTCCCCGGCGACCTGTTCTCCGCCGCCGTCGCCCAGGTCGCGGTCGCCGCCGGCCGGGACGACACGCTGCCGATGCTCACCGGCGTCCGCATGGAGATCAACGCGGACCGGCTGACGATGGTCGCCACCGACCGGTTCCGGCTCGCGATGCGCGAGTTCACCTGGGAACCGGACGAGTCGATCGCCGACACCGCGATCCTCGTGCCGGCCAAGACGCTCGCCGAGTCCGCGAAGACCCTCGGCGGCTCCGGCACCAAGGTGGAGATCTCGCTGGCGTCCGGCGACGGCCTGCTCGGCCTGTCCGGCTCGACCCGGCGGAACACCACCCGGCTGCTGGACGCGGAGTTCCCGAAGTACCGCCAGCTGCTGCCGTCCGAGACCGCGGCCACCGCGATCATCGACGTGGCCCCGCTGGTCGAGGCGATCAAGCGCGTGTCGCTGGTCGCCGAGCGCGGCACCCAGGTGCGGCTGGAGTTCTCCGACTCCGGGCTGCGGCTCACCGCGGGCGGCGACGACGAGGGCAGCGCCGAAGAGGAGCTCCCCGTCGAGCTCACCGGCGAGGGCCTGACCATCGCGTTCAACCCGACGTACCTGCTCGACGGCCTGGGCGCGCTCAAGACCGACCGCGCCCAGATGCTGTTCACCACATCCAACCGCCCCGCGCTGCTGAAGCCGGTCGGGGAGGATGGTGAGGTGGTCGAGGGCTACCTCTACCTGCTGATGCCGGTGCGCCTGCCGGGCTGA
- the gnd gene encoding phosphogluconate dehydrogenase (NAD(+)-dependent, decarboxylating) translates to MRHRVASERPARATTSLEGEDPVQLGLVGLGRMGFNMRERLRAAGHEVIGYDRNQEVSDVASIADLAGGLTGPRIVWIMVPHGEPTKQTIEALAEVLSAGDLVIEGGNSKFTEDQANAALLAEHGVKYVDVGVSGGVWGATNGYGLMAGGDTADIERAMPIFDALRPEGPREEGFAHAGPVGAGHYAKMVHNGIEYGLMQAYAEGFELLAASDVVTDVPATIKAWSRGTVVRSWLLDLLVRAMDDDPELQKLRGYVSDSGEGRWTVEESVRHAVPTPVMTAALYARFASRQDDSPAMKAVAALRNQFGGHAVETNEG, encoded by the coding sequence GTGCGGCACCGGGTCGCGTCCGAACGGCCGGCCCGGGCAACAACCAGTCTCGAAGGGGAAGATCCGGTGCAACTGGGACTTGTGGGTCTCGGCCGAATGGGTTTCAACATGCGCGAGCGGCTGCGGGCCGCCGGGCACGAGGTCATCGGCTACGACCGGAACCAAGAGGTCAGCGACGTCGCTTCGATCGCCGACCTGGCGGGCGGGCTCACCGGCCCGCGGATCGTGTGGATCATGGTTCCGCACGGCGAGCCCACGAAGCAGACCATCGAGGCGCTCGCCGAGGTGCTCTCCGCGGGTGATCTGGTCATCGAGGGCGGGAACTCCAAGTTCACCGAGGACCAGGCGAACGCGGCGCTGCTCGCCGAGCACGGCGTGAAGTACGTCGACGTCGGCGTGTCCGGCGGCGTGTGGGGCGCCACCAACGGCTACGGCCTGATGGCGGGCGGCGACACCGCCGACATCGAGCGGGCCATGCCGATCTTCGACGCGCTGCGGCCGGAAGGTCCCCGCGAGGAGGGCTTCGCGCACGCCGGGCCGGTCGGTGCCGGGCACTACGCGAAGATGGTGCACAACGGCATCGAGTACGGCCTGATGCAGGCTTACGCCGAGGGCTTCGAACTGCTCGCCGCCTCCGACGTGGTGACCGACGTGCCCGCGACGATCAAGGCGTGGAGCCGGGGCACCGTGGTGCGCTCCTGGTTGCTGGACCTGCTGGTGCGCGCGATGGACGACGACCCGGAGCTGCAGAAGCTGCGCGGTTACGTCTCCGACTCCGGCGAGGGCCGCTGGACGGTGGAGGAGTCGGTGCGCCACGCGGTGCCGACCCCGGTGATGACCGCCGCGCTCTACGCCCGGTTCGCCTCCCGCCAGGACGACTCGCCCGCGATGAAGGCGGTCGCCGCGCTGCGCAACCAGTTCGGCGGGCACGCGGTGGAGACCAACGAGGGCTGA
- the recF gene encoding DNA replication/repair protein RecF (All proteins in this family for which functions are known are DNA-binding proteins that assist the filamentation of RecA onto DNA for the initiation of recombination or recombinational repair.): protein MYVRHLQVTDFRSWPQADLAFEPGASVLVGSNGQGKTNLVEALGYVATLGSHRVSSDAPLVRYGAQRAFVRAAVVNGGRELLVDLEITPGKANRARINRGAPGKPRDVLGILRTVLFAPEDLAVVRGDPGERRRFLDELLVSRSPRYAGVRADYERVLRQRSALLKSAGAARRGGPAPDLRTLEVWDGHLAAHGADLLAARLDLVADIAPHVTSAYASVAETGTDSAPSGRVADVRYRSSLGDSLPAGYGVPQGVRADRAELESALLAELERVRGQELERGVSLVGPHRDDLELVLGELPAKGYASHGESWSFVLALRLASYHLLTEDGAEPVLILDDVFAELDRRRRSRLAELVGGAEQVLVTAAVGEDVPEELKGTRFDVRDGEVRRVG, encoded by the coding sequence GTGTACGTCCGACATCTGCAAGTGACCGACTTCCGCTCGTGGCCGCAGGCCGATCTGGCCTTCGAGCCGGGGGCGAGCGTGCTGGTCGGGTCCAACGGCCAGGGCAAGACGAACCTGGTCGAGGCACTGGGGTACGTCGCCACGCTCGGCTCGCACCGGGTGTCCAGCGATGCGCCGCTGGTGCGCTACGGCGCGCAGCGCGCGTTCGTGCGCGCGGCGGTGGTCAACGGCGGCCGGGAGCTGCTGGTCGACCTGGAGATCACGCCGGGCAAGGCGAACCGGGCGCGGATCAACCGCGGCGCCCCGGGCAAGCCGCGCGACGTGCTGGGCATCCTGCGCACCGTGCTGTTCGCGCCGGAGGACTTGGCGGTCGTGCGCGGGGACCCGGGGGAGCGGCGGCGGTTCCTGGACGAGCTGCTGGTGTCGCGGTCGCCGCGGTACGCGGGGGTGCGCGCGGACTACGAGCGGGTGCTGCGCCAGCGCAGCGCGCTGCTGAAGTCGGCGGGCGCGGCGCGCCGGGGCGGTCCGGCGCCGGACCTGCGGACCCTGGAGGTCTGGGACGGGCACCTCGCGGCGCACGGCGCCGACCTGCTGGCGGCCCGGCTGGACCTGGTGGCGGACATCGCACCGCACGTGACCAGCGCTTATGCCAGCGTGGCGGAGACCGGGACGGACAGCGCGCCGTCCGGGCGGGTCGCGGACGTGCGCTACCGCAGCAGCCTCGGCGACTCGTTGCCCGCCGGGTACGGGGTGCCGCAGGGCGTGCGCGCCGACCGGGCCGAGCTGGAGTCGGCGCTGCTCGCGGAGCTGGAACGGGTGCGCGGCCAGGAGCTGGAGCGCGGGGTGTCGCTGGTCGGGCCGCATCGCGACGACCTGGAGCTGGTGCTCGGCGAGCTGCCCGCGAAGGGCTATGCGAGCCACGGCGAATCGTGGTCGTTCGTGCTGGCGTTGCGGCTGGCTTCGTACCACCTGCTCACCGAGGATGGCGCGGAGCCGGTGCTGATCCTGGACGACGTGTTCGCCGAGCTGGACCGGCGGCGCCGCTCGCGGCTGGCCGAGCTGGTCGGCGGTGCCGAGCAGGTGCTGGTCACCGCGGCGGTGGGGGAGGACGTGCCCGAGGAGTTGAAGGGCACCCGCTTCGACGTCCGCGACGGGGAGGTGCGCCGTGTCGGGTGA
- a CDS encoding DUF721 domain-containing protein, whose product MTSGERAERSDTAEAGSAELPAAGSDGAELHGSDLARAALQAAKEKSKSQRRTRRSVLGSGGSRRRRRWSGPGADERDPQPLGRLASRLATEHGWNDRLSGGQVFARWNGLVGGDIAEHTKPVALSDGELTVQAESTAWATQLRLLQRQILQRIADGVGKGVVRKIKVQGPAAPSWRHGPRHVPGRGPRDTYG is encoded by the coding sequence ATGACATCGGGCGAGCGCGCGGAGCGATCGGACACCGCCGAGGCCGGCTCGGCGGAGCTTCCCGCGGCCGGTTCCGACGGCGCTGAGCTGCACGGATCGGATCTGGCGCGGGCCGCGCTGCAGGCGGCGAAGGAGAAGTCGAAGTCGCAGCGCCGCACCCGGCGCAGCGTGCTGGGCTCCGGTGGTTCCCGCCGGCGCCGCCGCTGGTCGGGGCCGGGCGCGGACGAACGGGACCCGCAGCCGCTGGGGCGGTTGGCCTCCCGGCTGGCCACCGAGCACGGCTGGAACGACCGGCTCTCCGGCGGCCAAGTGTTCGCGCGGTGGAACGGCCTGGTCGGCGGGGACATCGCGGAGCACACGAAGCCGGTCGCGCTCTCCGACGGGGAGCTGACGGTGCAGGCCGAGTCGACGGCGTGGGCCACCCAGCTGCGCCTGCTGCAGCGGCAGATCCTGCAGCGCATCGCCGACGGCGTGGGCAAGGGCGTGGTCCGCAAGATCAAGGTGCAGGGGCCTGCGGCGCCGAGCTGGCGGCACGGGCCCCGGCACGTCCCCGGCCGCGGGCCGCGGGACACCTACGGCTGA
- the gyrB gene encoding DNA topoisomerase (ATP-hydrolyzing) subunit B: MASKKNEYSASSITVLEGLEAVRKRPGMYIGSTGERGLHHLVWEVVDNSVDEAMAGYATTVEVTLLADGGVRVTDDGRGIPVDMHPVEKKPTLEVVLTVLHAGGKFGGDSYAVSGGLHGVGVSVVNALSSALEAEIYRDGSVWRQRYEDSKPVSDVKRGEGTKRTGTSITFWADPNIFETTRYNAETVSRRLQEMAFLNKGLTIVLRDERIAEEDESGEDAGGRSARASERTFHYPGGLEDFVKHINATKEPIHKKAVAFSASGSGVEVEVAMQWNSGYNQSVYTFANTINTHEGGTHEEGFRSALTRVVNAYAKEKKLLKEKDGSLTGDDVREGLAAIVSVKVREPQFEGQTKTKLGNTEVKSFVQTASFEWLNDWFERNPADAKTIINKAVGSAQARMAARRAKELVRRKSAMDIGGLPGKLKDCQSNQPDECELYIVEGDSAGGSAKDGRESRFQAILPIRGKIINVEKARIDKVLKNNEVQSIITALGTGIHDEFDLSKLRYHKIVLMADADVDGQHIRTLLLTLLFRFMRPLIENGHVYLARPPLYKIKWPRSEPEFAYSDRERDGLLEAGAAAGRKLPKDDGIQRYKGLGEMNPQELWETTMDPDTRLLMQVSLDDAATADELFSVLMGEDVEARRSFIVRNAKDVGFLDV, translated from the coding sequence GTGGCATCGAAGAAGAACGAATACAGCGCGTCGTCCATCACCGTGCTTGAGGGCTTGGAAGCCGTCCGCAAGCGTCCCGGCATGTACATCGGTTCCACCGGTGAGCGCGGCCTGCACCACCTCGTGTGGGAGGTGGTGGACAACTCCGTCGACGAGGCGATGGCCGGTTACGCGACGACCGTCGAGGTGACCCTGCTGGCCGACGGCGGCGTCCGCGTCACCGACGACGGCCGCGGCATCCCGGTGGACATGCACCCGGTGGAGAAGAAGCCGACCTTGGAGGTCGTGCTCACGGTGCTGCACGCGGGCGGCAAGTTCGGCGGCGACTCGTACGCCGTCTCCGGTGGTCTGCACGGCGTCGGCGTGTCGGTGGTGAACGCCCTCTCGTCCGCGCTGGAAGCGGAGATCTACCGCGACGGCAGCGTGTGGCGCCAGCGCTACGAGGACTCCAAGCCGGTCAGCGACGTGAAGAGGGGCGAGGGCACCAAGCGCACCGGTACCTCGATCACCTTCTGGGCGGACCCGAACATCTTCGAGACCACCCGCTACAACGCGGAGACGGTGTCGCGGCGCCTGCAGGAGATGGCGTTCCTGAACAAGGGGCTGACCATCGTGCTGCGCGACGAGCGCATCGCCGAGGAGGACGAGTCCGGCGAGGACGCGGGCGGCCGGTCGGCGCGCGCCTCGGAGCGGACCTTCCACTACCCGGGCGGGCTGGAGGACTTCGTCAAGCACATTAACGCGACGAAGGAGCCGATCCACAAGAAGGCCGTCGCCTTCAGCGCCTCCGGCAGCGGCGTCGAGGTCGAGGTCGCGATGCAGTGGAACTCCGGCTACAACCAGTCGGTCTACACCTTCGCGAACACGATCAACACGCACGAGGGCGGCACCCACGAGGAGGGCTTCCGCTCGGCGCTGACCCGCGTGGTCAACGCCTACGCGAAGGAGAAGAAGCTCCTCAAGGAGAAGGACGGCAGCCTCACCGGCGACGACGTCCGCGAAGGACTCGCCGCGATCGTGTCGGTGAAGGTCCGGGAGCCGCAGTTCGAGGGCCAGACGAAGACGAAGCTGGGCAACACCGAGGTCAAGTCGTTCGTGCAGACGGCGTCCTTCGAATGGCTCAACGACTGGTTCGAGCGCAACCCCGCCGACGCCAAGACGATCATCAACAAGGCGGTCGGCTCGGCGCAGGCGCGGATGGCGGCCCGGCGGGCGAAGGAGCTGGTCCGGCGCAAGAGCGCGATGGACATCGGCGGCCTGCCCGGCAAGCTGAAGGACTGCCAGTCCAACCAGCCCGACGAGTGCGAGCTCTACATCGTGGAGGGCGACTCCGCGGGCGGTTCGGCGAAGGACGGCCGGGAGTCGCGCTTCCAGGCGATCCTGCCGATCCGGGGCAAGATCATCAACGTGGAGAAGGCGCGGATCGACAAGGTCCTCAAGAACAACGAGGTCCAGTCGATCATCACCGCGCTGGGCACCGGCATCCACGACGAGTTCGACCTCTCGAAGCTGCGGTACCACAAGATCGTGCTGATGGCCGACGCCGACGTCGACGGCCAGCACATCCGGACGCTGCTGCTGACCCTGCTGTTCCGGTTCATGCGCCCGCTGATCGAGAACGGGCACGTCTACCTGGCCCGCCCGCCGCTCTACAAGATCAAGTGGCCGCGCTCGGAGCCGGAGTTCGCCTACTCCGACCGCGAGCGCGACGGGCTGCTGGAGGCGGGTGCGGCGGCCGGCCGCAAGCTGCCGAAGGACGACGGCATCCAGCGCTACAAGGGTCTCGGCGAGATGAACCCGCAGGAGCTGTGGGAGACCACCATGGACCCGGACACCCGGCTGCTCATGCAGGTCTCGCTGGACGACGCCGCCACCGCCGACGAGCTGTTCAGCGTGCTCATGGGCGAGGACGTCGAGGCGCGCCGCTCGTTCATCGTGCGCAACGCCAAGGACGTCGGCTTCCTCGACGTCTGA
- the gyrA gene encoding DNA gyrase subunit A → MTEILPPEHGRVEPVDIQQEMQNSYINYAMSVIVARALPDVRDGLKPVHRRVLYAMYDSGFRPDRGYVKCSRVVGEVMGNYHPHGDSAIYDTLVRLAQPWAMRHPLIDGQGNFGSPGNDPAAAMRYTESRLKPLAMHMLADIEEDTVDFSDNYDGRTQEPDVLPARIPNLLVNGGSGIAVGMATNIPPHNLREVADGVVYLLENPEVDDETLLEELIRLIKGPDFPTRALILGTNAIADAYRTGRGSIKMRSVVSVEEDAKGRTSLIVTELPYQVNPDNLIENIAAMHRDGKLTGISDIADESNSRRGMRIVITLKRDAIPKVVLNNLYKHTQLQTTFGVNMLALVEGVPRTLRLDQVIRYYVTHQIEVIVRRTRFRLRKAEERAHVLRGLVKALDALDAVIALIRRSPTVDEARTGLIGLLDVDEVQADAILEMQLRRLSALERQKIIDRLAELELEIEDYKDILEKPERQRRIIRDELMEIVEKYGEDRRTKIVPYEGEVSMEDLIADEDVVVTITRTGYAKRTRTDLYRAQKRGGKGVQGAQLKQDDIVSHFFVCSTHDWMLFFTNKGRVYRAKAYELPEANRTARGQHVANLLAFQPDEHIAQVMQIKDYTAAPYLVLATKAGLVKKSRLTDFDSNRSGGLIGVNLKDEDELVGAVLCSEEDDLLLVSAEGQSIRFHATDEALRPMGRATSGVLGMRFNAGDELLAMGVVRAGRFVLVATDGGYAKRTEIDDYPVQGRGGKGVLTVQYDRKRGRLVGALIVDLDDELYAITSTGGVIRTTAKEVRKAGRQTKGVRLMNLGDGTSVVAIARSADEAADPDAAGPEPTK, encoded by the coding sequence GTGACGGAAATCCTGCCGCCGGAACACGGCCGCGTAGAACCGGTCGACATCCAGCAGGAGATGCAGAACTCCTACATCAACTACGCGATGAGCGTCATCGTCGCGCGCGCCCTGCCGGACGTGCGGGACGGCCTCAAGCCGGTGCACCGCCGCGTGCTGTACGCGATGTACGACTCCGGCTTCCGCCCGGACCGGGGGTACGTGAAGTGCTCCCGCGTCGTCGGCGAGGTGATGGGCAACTACCACCCGCACGGCGACTCGGCGATCTACGACACCCTGGTGCGCCTGGCGCAGCCGTGGGCGATGCGGCACCCGCTGATCGACGGGCAGGGCAACTTCGGTTCGCCGGGCAACGACCCGGCGGCCGCCATGCGGTACACCGAGTCGCGGTTGAAGCCGTTGGCGATGCACATGCTCGCCGACATCGAAGAGGACACCGTCGACTTCTCCGACAACTACGACGGTCGGACCCAGGAACCGGACGTCCTCCCGGCCCGCATCCCGAACCTGCTGGTCAACGGCGGTAGTGGCATCGCGGTCGGGATGGCGACGAACATCCCGCCGCACAACCTGCGGGAAGTCGCCGACGGCGTGGTCTACCTGCTGGAGAACCCCGAGGTCGACGACGAGACGCTCCTCGAAGAGCTGATCAGGCTGATCAAGGGGCCGGACTTCCCGACCAGGGCGCTGATCCTCGGCACCAACGCCATCGCGGACGCGTACCGCACCGGCCGCGGCTCCATCAAGATGCGCTCGGTCGTCTCCGTGGAGGAGGACGCGAAGGGCCGCACCTCGCTGATCGTCACCGAGCTGCCCTACCAGGTCAACCCGGACAACTTGATCGAGAACATCGCGGCCATGCACCGCGACGGCAAGCTCACCGGCATCTCGGACATCGCCGACGAGTCCAACAGCCGCCGCGGCATGCGCATCGTCATCACCTTGAAGCGGGACGCGATCCCGAAGGTGGTGCTGAACAACCTCTACAAGCACACCCAGCTGCAGACCACGTTCGGCGTGAACATGCTGGCGCTGGTCGAGGGCGTGCCGCGCACGCTGCGCCTCGACCAGGTGATCCGGTACTACGTCACGCACCAGATCGAGGTCATCGTCCGGCGCACCCGCTTCCGGCTGCGCAAGGCCGAGGAGCGCGCCCACGTGCTGCGCGGCCTGGTCAAGGCGCTGGACGCGCTGGACGCGGTGATCGCGCTGATCCGCCGGTCGCCGACCGTGGACGAGGCCCGCACCGGGCTGATCGGGCTGCTCGACGTCGACGAGGTGCAGGCCGACGCGATCCTGGAGATGCAACTGCGGCGGCTGTCCGCGCTGGAACGCCAGAAGATCATCGATCGGCTCGCCGAGCTGGAGCTGGAGATCGAGGACTACAAGGACATCCTCGAGAAGCCGGAGCGGCAGCGGCGGATCATCCGCGACGAGCTCATGGAGATCGTCGAGAAGTACGGCGAGGACCGCCGCACCAAGATCGTGCCCTACGAGGGCGAGGTCTCCATGGAGGACCTCATCGCCGACGAGGATGTCGTCGTCACGATCACCCGCACCGGCTACGCGAAGCGGACCCGCACCGACCTGTACCGCGCGCAGAAGCGCGGCGGCAAGGGCGTGCAGGGCGCGCAGCTCAAGCAGGACGACATCGTCTCGCACTTCTTCGTCTGCTCCACGCACGACTGGATGCTGTTCTTCACGAACAAGGGCCGGGTGTACCGGGCGAAGGCCTACGAGCTGCCCGAGGCGAACCGCACCGCCCGCGGCCAGCACGTGGCGAACCTGCTCGCGTTCCAGCCGGACGAGCACATCGCCCAGGTCATGCAGATCAAGGACTACACCGCCGCCCCGTACCTGGTGCTGGCCACCAAGGCGGGCCTGGTGAAGAAGTCCCGGCTCACCGACTTCGACTCGAACCGTTCGGGTGGACTCATCGGGGTGAACCTCAAGGACGAGGACGAGCTGGTCGGCGCGGTGCTGTGCTCCGAGGAGGACGACCTGCTGCTGGTCTCCGCCGAAGGGCAGTCGATCAGGTTCCACGCCACCGACGAAGCGCTGCGCCCCATGGGCCGCGCCACGTCAGGCGTGCTCGGCATGCGGTTCAACGCGGGCGACGAGCTGCTCGCGATGGGCGTCGTCCGGGCCGGCCGGTTCGTGCTGGTCGCCACCGACGGCGGTTACGCCAAGCGGACGGAGATCGACGACTACCCGGTCCAGGGCCGCGGCGGCAAGGGCGTGCTCACCGTTCAGTACGACCGCAAACGTGGGAGGCTTGTCGGGGCGCTCATCGTCGACCTGGACGATGAGCTCTACGCGATCACCTCCACC